From Asterias amurensis chromosome 3, ASM3211899v1, a single genomic window includes:
- the LOC139935477 gene encoding uncharacterized protein: MYQPSLKQWDEDRKRLRVIYDHSQAKPVERKNKIKKSRQAAFRSVLAERTKPSIQHQDTKSNTSDSSLGKEQSGAHAKRDEASSQRQIGSHHMIQIFIKTPNISPKNLCLRLNHNTTVSDLKNIIHSKLGIHPALQNLYTNNQGFKLCDDLTLLDLGIKPETNIDLTLAKGLLGGAPTLDKAVLLRTLARKLGTDWQQLAVTLRLGPADISQFESLVGSNPEEQAFQMLDSWWRKQADDTDDTWAGEWLKAALIVIGRRDLAARIPGYARTTTGASNTDEVHTSKQSAEHRSITDSPSIDEKMLRVLAENIGNDWKQLATCLGVNAAQIETYQIDYQSGLKEQAFQMLLGWLRRQSDQKEAENVLIEKLKEVGRSDMVQMVTGVTGLPFKATSETLVSHYKETMKVNTYPTRKDLAADMEQLYVSLELLQETNQPGQPLILESGSKKGKHKTNRTMTFDIGEHGVDENQKEYTKIPLDSYEDMLSSDKKRILITAESGYGKSTLLKKIAYDWAVLLGDTHSTPQKKESPLSKFKLVILLEINKMGGKFNIVNETFSQILPETEFEKKHLQNLITQHPDKVLFLLDGADEVSFETLQKAEEDFSVNNVLSFKSLKRCKVIVTSRQSTALKLLTCNPDFTRVNIVGFDDKNKKEYIRRYFSNYDSEHHDHVYSEINKSETLRSLGEIPLFLWLMCSSLTQPGSQLPDRISELLRLATTLMYEQKISKDCTSKPQQKITEEGFNLLMTKLGQVALGSLMFTSRGKHSFAVSEFDSEDDVNLGCDVGLLARVQTMHGMKKVERVKFYHTILMQFCCSVYLSGITESGNTGKFNEYMSTLLEGDVERFGYLFRFCSGLNTKAAQCVVEMTKKHLSVYNKNTPVDCERYICLHKIMMLALFEAKLGVTVKTLELDEWVRFPYVLKGEDLLAAHYFVQNLQQRSSLQHVSHLTIICQGQTDLDLLEQTMAGIVMCDLNLCVVGVSMRDMIHTLKNISKCLILLSLQKCQLSCASVPELFKLLKSATQLKILELSGNNLHGLKSVQMPNNLSLGYLILNDCKLTQDDIGPLFSIVAAAGSVTKLRIHENDLHGIKAEEITPVSSLDELHLIACGIQSDDIGPLFSVVAAAGSVSTLFLNKNDLHGIQGDQITQVSSLKHLYLVACGIQRDDIGPLFSIVAAAGCVSTLFLNKNDLHGIQGDQITQVSSLKDLFLVACGIQRDDIGPLFSIVAAAGCVSLLFLSKNDLHGLKGDEITPVSSLNELHLNACGIQSGDIVPLFSIVAAAGSVSKLVLDQNNLHGIKGDEITLVSSLNELHLYECGIQSDDIGPLCSIVAAAGSVSKLVLDKNNLHGIKGDEITLVSSLNELHLYECGIQSDDIGPLCSIVAAAGSVRTLVLRKNDLHGIQGDQITQVSSLEDLSLEECGIQRDDIGPLFSIVAAAGSVSTLLLSKNDLHGLKGEEITPVSSLNELHLYACGIQSGDIVPLFSIVAAAGSVSTLVLNDNNLHGIKGDQITPVSSLIELHLEACGIQSDDIWPLFSTVAAAGSVSTLVLDNNNLRGITGDEITPVSSLNELHLYACGIQSDDIGPLFSIVAAAGSVTKLVLHNNCLHGIQGDQITPVSSLNELHLYTCGVQSADIGPLFSIVAAAGSVTRLALVENDLRGLKRDEITLVSSLNELHLYECGIQSGDIGPLFSIVAAAGSVTRLVLRNNYLHGIQGDQITQVSSLKGLYLKACGIQRDDIGPLFSIVAAAGSVSTLALDENDLRGLKRDEITPVSSLTELYLYTCGVQSADIGPLFSIVAAAGSIKKVYLRYNNLHGIQVDRITPVSSLELVSLTDCGLNVDDFEALSSSLNMLIRGSILYTPPPTFKELLDFFSNHPV, translated from the exons ATGTACCAGCCATCTCTGAAACAGTGGGACGAAGACCGGAAGAGGTTAAGGGTCATCTATGATCATTCCCAGGCAAAACCAGTAGAGAGGAAGAACAAAATCAAGAAGAGTAGACAGGCGGCTTTCAGGTCTGTTCTGGCAGAGAGGACAAAGCCATCGATACAGCATCAAGACACCAAGTCGAACACGTCAGATTCATCATTGGGCAAAGAGCAAAGCGGAGCACACGCAAAAAG AGACGAAGCTTCATCACAGAGACAAATAGGGTCTCATCACATGATACAGATCTTCATCAAGACGCCCAACATCAGCCCTAAAAACCTTTGTCTACGACTCAATCATAACACAACCGTTTCCGACCTGAAAAACATCATTCACAGCAAGTTGGGCATTCATCCAGCATTGCAAAATCTGTACACAAACAACCAAGGATTTAAG TTGTGTGATGATTTGACTCTTCTTGATCTTGGCATCAAACCGGAGACAAACATTGATCTAACACTAGCCAAAGGTTTGCTTGGAGGCGCCCCAACAC TTGACAAGGCAGTCCTACTACGGACTTTAGCGAGAAAACTCGGCACAGACTGGCAGCAACTCGCAGTCACGCTTCGGTTAGGACCAGCAGATATCAGCCAATTCGAAAGCCTCGTTGGGAGCAACCCAGAGGAACAGGCATTTCAGATGTTAGATTCTTGGTGGAGGAAGCAAGCTGATGACACAGATGACACATGGGCAGGGGAGTGGTTGAAAGCAGCATTGATTGTAATAGGTCGTCGAGATTTAGCTGCAAGGATCCCAG GTTATGCACGCACAACCACAGGAGCGAGTAATACAGACGAAGTTCACACCAGCAAGCAGTCAGCAGAACACCGGTCAATAACTGATTCACCTAGTATTGATGAGAAGATGTTACGAGTCCTAGCCGAGAACATTGGAAACGATTGGAAGCAACTCGCTACTTGTTTAGGTGTTAACGCTGCACAGATTGAAACCTATCAAATTGACTACCAAAGTGGCCTAAAGGAACAGGCATTCCAGATGCTACTGGGTTGGCTGAGAAGGCAATCTGACCAAAAGGAAGCTGAAAACGTGTTGATCGAGAAGCTTAAAGAAGTCGGCCGTTCTGACATGGTTCAAATGGTAACAG GTGTGACGGGGCTCCCTTTCAAAGCTACGAGTGAAACTTTGGTGAGTCATTACAAGGAGACAATGAAAGTGAACACATATCCAACACGTAAAGATCTGGCAGCTGATATGGAGCAACTTTACGTCAGTTTAGAACTTCTGCAAGAAACTAACCAACCTGGTCAGCCACTCATATTGGAGTCAGGTTCAAAGAAGggaaaacataaaacaaaccgTACAATGACATTTGATATTGGCGAACATGGGGTCGATGAAAACCAAAAAGAGTACACGAAAATTCCCCTCGATTCATACGAAGACATGTTAAGCTCTGATAAGAAGAGAATCTTAATCACCGCTGAAAGTGGGTATGGTAAGTCAACGCTTCTAAAGAAGATAGCTTATGACTGGGCTGTGTTACTGGGTGATACTCACTCGACTCCCCAAAAGAAAGAGTCGCCTCTGTCAAAGTTTAAGCTTGTCATCTTGTTGGAGATAAACAAAATGGGGGGGAAATTCAACATTGTGAATGAGACATTTTCTCAAATATTGCCTGAAACCGAATTTGAGAAGAAGCATCTCCAAAACTTAATCACACAACACCCAGATAAAGTTCTTTTTCTTCTTGATGGAGCAGATGAAGTCTCATTCGAGACACTTCAGAAAGCAGAAGAAGACTTCAGCGTTAACAATGTCCTCTCATTCAAGTCTCTGAAACGATGTAAGGTAATTGTAACAAGTCGTCAGTCTACCGCACTAAAGTTACTGACTTGCAATCCAGATTTCACACGAGTTAACATAGTTGGATTCGATGACAAGAATAAGAAAGAATATATCCGTAGATACTTCAGCAACTATGATTCTGAACACCATGATCATGTTTATTCTGAAATAAATAAGTCTGAAACACTCCGTAGTTTAGGGGAGATTCCTCTGTTTCTTTGGCTAATGTGTTCATCTTTAACACAGCCCGGAAGTCAACTACCTGACAGGATTTCAGAACTGCTTCGTCTCGCCACCACCTTAATGTATGAGCAAAAGATAAGCAAAGATTGCACATCCAAGCCCCAGCAGAAAATAACCGAAGAGGGGTTTAATTTGCTGATGACCAAACTTGGGCAGGTTGCACTTGGAAGTTTGATGTTTACAAGTCGTGGAAAGCATTCCTTCGCAGTTTCAGAGTTTGATTCAGAGGACGATGTCAATTTGGGATGTGATGTCGGCTTGCTGGCCCGAGTACAAACCATGCACGGTATGAAAAAGGTCGAACGAGTCAAGTTCTACCACACGATATTAATGCAGTTTTGTTGTTCCGTTTACCTGTCTGGTATTACGGAGTCTGGCAATACTGGCAAATTCAACGAGTACATGTCAACATTGTTAGAGGGAGACGTAGAAAGATTTGGATACTTATTCCGTTTCTGCAGCGGACTGAACACGAAAGCCGCACAATGCGTTGTAGAAATGACCAAGAAGCACCTTTCGGTTTACAATAAAAACACTCCTGTTGATTGCGAAAGGTATATCTGTTTGCATAAGATAATGATGTTGGCTTTGTTTGAAGCCAAGCTTGGTGTGACTGTCAAAACCCTTGAGCTAGATGAGTGGGTAAGATTTCCATACGTGCTGAAAGGAGAAGACCTACTGGCAGCACATTACTTTGTTCAAAACCTACAGCAACGATCCAGTCTTCAGCATGTTTCACATTTAACGATAATATGTCAAGGACAAACCGATTTAGATCTCCTAGAACAAACAATGGCTGGAATAGTGATGTGTGATTTAAATTTATGTGTAGTTGGAGTCAGTATGAGGGACATGATACATACACTCAAAAACATTTCTAAATGTTTAATATTACTGTCACTCCAAAAATGTCAGTTAAGCTGTGCTTCTGTCCCTGAACTTTTCAAGTTACTTAAATCTGCTACCCAGTTGAAGATACTTGAGTTGAGTGGAAACAATTTGCACGGTTTGAAATCGGTTCAGATGCCCAACAATCTTTCCTTAGGGTACTTGATACTTAATGACTGTAAGCTGACACAGGATGATATCGGGCCacttttctccatcgtggctgcagCAGGTAGTGTAACAAAACTGCGTATACATGAAAatgatctccatggtattaaggcgGAAGAGATAACTCCTGTTTCCTCATTGGACGAATTGCATCTAATTGCATGTGGTATACAAAGTGATGATATTGGACCACTTTTCTCagtcgtggctgctgcaggtagtgtatcgacactttttttaaacaaaaacgatctccatggtattcaaggggaccagataactcaagtttcttccttgaaacaTTTGTATCTAGTGGCGTGCGGTATACAACGTGATGATATTGGGCCacttttctccatcgtggctgctgcaggttgTGTATCgacactttttttaaacaaaaacgatctccatggtattcaaggggaccagataactcaagtttcttccttgaaagaTTTGTTTCTAGTGGCGTGCGGTATACAACGAGATGATATTGGGCCacttttctccatcgtggctgctgcaggttgTGTATCGCTactttttttaagcaaaaacgATCTTCATGGTCTTAAGGGAGACGAGATAACTCCTGTTTCGTCCTTGAATGAACTGCATCTTAacgcgtgtggtatacagagtggTGATATTGTGCCacttttctccatcgtggcggCTGCAGGAAGTGTATCGAAACTTGTTTTAGATCAAAACAATCTGCATGGTATTAAGGGAGACGAGATTACTCTCGTTTCTTCCTTGAATGAATTGCATCTTTACGAGTGTGGTATACAAAGTGATGATATTGGACCACTTTgttccatcgtggctgctgcaggaaGTGTATCGAAACTTGTTTTAGATAAAAAcaatctccatggtattaagggagACGAGATTACTCTCGTTTCTTCCTTGAATGAATTGCATCTTTACGAGTGTGGTATACAAAGTGATGATATTGGACCACTTTgttccatcgtggctgctgcaggaaGTGTAAGGACACTTGTTTTACGCAaaaacgatctccatggtattcaAGGGGACCAGATAACTCAAGTTTCTTCCTTGGAAGATTTGTCTCTAGAGGAGTGCGGTATACAACGTGATGATATTGGGCCACtcttctccatcgtggctgctgcaggtagtgtatcGACACTTCTTTTAAGCAAAAACGATCTTCATGGTCTTAAGGGAGAAGAGATAACTCCTGTTTCGTCCTTGAATGAACTGCATCTTtacgcgtgtggtatacagagtggTGATATTGTGCCacttttctccatcgtggctgctgcaggaaGTGTATCGACACTTGTTCTAAACGACAAcaatctccatggtattaaaggggaccagataactcctGTTTCTTCCCTGATTGAACTGCATCTAGAGGCGTGCGGTATACAAAGTGATGATATTTGGCCACTTTTCTCCACCGTGGCTGCTGCAGGAAGTGTATCGACACTTGTTTTAGACAACAACAATCTCCGTGGGATTACGGGAGACGAGATAACccctgtttcttccttgaacgAACTGCATCTTTACGCGTGTGGTATAcaaagtgatgatattgggccacttttctccatcgtggctgcagcaggtagtgtaacgaaacTTGTTCTACACAATAACTGTCTTCATGGTATTCAAGGGGACCAGATAACTCCCGTTTCTTCCTTGAATGAATTGCATCTTTACACATGTGGTGTGCAAAGTGCTGATATTGGGCCacttttctccatcgtggctgctgcaggtagtgtaacgagaCTTGCTTTAGTCGAAAACGATCTCCGTGGTCTTAAGAGAGACGAGATAACTCTCGTTTCTTCGTTGAATGAACTGCATCTTTACGAGTGTGGTATACAAAGTGGTGATATTGGGCCacttttctccatcgtggctgctgcaggtagtgtaacgagaCTTGTTCTACGCAATAACTATCTTCATGGTATTCAAGGGGACCAGATAACtcaagtttcttccttgaaaggTTTGTATCTAAAGGCGTGCGGTATACAACGTGATGATATTGGGCCacttttctccatcgtggctgctgcaggtagtgtatcGACACTTGCTTTAGACGAAAACGATCTCCGTGGTCTTAAGAGAGACGAGATCACTCCCGTTTCTTCCTTGACTGAATTGTATCTTTACACATGTGGTGTGCAAAGTGCTGATATTGGGCCacttttctccatcgtggctgctgcaggaaGTATAAAGAAGGTTTATCTCCGTTATAATAATCTACATGGTATTCAGGTGGACCGGATAACGCCTGTTTCTTCGTTGGAGTTAGTGAGTCTGACTGATTGTGGTCTAAATGTTGATGACTTTGAGGCACTTTCTTCGTCCCTGAACATGCTAATCCGGGGTTCCATTCTTTATACACCACCGCCTACTTTCAAAGAGttgcttgattttttttcaaatcatcctGTTTAG